The nucleotide window ctgtgcgCTCTTAGCTCCCCACcatttccagggagaacccctagtgtgccagcccttctcgaggtcaccccctctttgccagggtcgagctgcagactcctccgcccctgggaccgctcgctgcaatcccccaggggaccctgttactgcaaaagtccttctctctggtcacacactcccaggggttaaccgccccctgaaaccgtctctctttgaatcttcagcaggcctggtccccgtcaatcccccttcgttttactgctcccccgtcacttactgcaggaagcgccgtccacggggtgcagtacatcccaccgctgccaccagttgtcacggagtccctgggcgatgctctggagctgctccccatgaagccagtcaggactctggggcagtcgccttcctgcgagcagcctgtctgcaggacacacagctcacccggctccaccttcctgggtctgacctcggagcattcagcctcctctgcccctctgtgcgcttcccccagcaagtctgctcaggcggggtcctggggaagccagagggtcctgctccccaacttcgcagtcagacgtgactctcagccagccagtaaaacagaaggttttttagacgacaggaacatggtctaaaacagagcttgcaggtgcagagaacaggacccctcagctgggtccattttggggggcagtgagccagacaaccacatctgcccttcactccatgtcccagccagccccaaactgaaactctctccagcccctcctcctctggactttgtccctttcccgggccaggagggcaccggattcctttgttctccaaccctttagttctcaccttgcaggggggaagggcccaggccatcagttgccaggaaacagggtgtggACCATTCTccgtgtccagacccctgcacacccctgccctctagggctctgcaatgatcatacacccttatcgcaCCACCTAGCTACTTAAGAacttcataggggaaactgaggcacccccacactattcagaggaaacattaagaacagtcctacTTCGTCACACCATCCCACCTGGATCTCTGGGTCTCTACAAAGAGCAAGCCACCTTTTCCTCCCAAACCCCAGGTAAccgtgcagcacacagggaaactgaggcacacactgtTGTTGTACAAAACACTCGGAAAATTCCCACATTCTcatggtggagagggagggttgGTTCCTGGGGATGTGGCAGCAGGGGCGGGGTGGAGGCAGGTCTGGTCAGTGAATGTGGTGGGAGGAGGTCGGGTAGTTCCTGGGGGACAGGATGGGGggcttccccccagctccctttgctggACTGCACTGTactctcctccccagaggtggcaaGCCGGTGTGCGGACGAGGGGGGCTTTGACGCCGTCACACTGGACGAGCACGGCGTGATGCTCTTCTTCAGAGGTACGGGGGCCTCTGGCtcgctggggcaggggaaggaaaggGGCGTCCGTCACAGGCTGTCCCGGGCGCCCAGGCTGGGGGCGCTGGCCCTGCTCTGAGTGAcaccaggcaggactctgggcaGCGTCTGCCCTCAGGGCACCTGTCCCAGGGCAAGGACCCTGCTCTGCTTTGGGGCCTCCTGAGTCTGGCCTCGGAGCGTTCAGCCCCCTGGTCACCCCATGAGCTCCCTGCAGCGAGTCCCCCTGGGGGGGACCCCTGGGGAGCCTCACCCCcaaagggccctgccccccacgccGCAGCCAGCCGTGACTCCCAGCCCGCGTGTGGCACAGACGGGTTATTATCGTCGGGAACCCAGCGTAGAACAGAGCTTGGTAGCACCGGGATCGGGGACCCTCAGCAAAGTCCATCTggtggggggcagagccctgggccctcgCCCCTGAGTCCCCAACCAGGAGAATGACTCgcttccagctgcccagcccccatCACGCCCATTGCCGTCCTCCgtcctttgtccctttccccagtCCAGCAGGTCACCCCAGGTGCACCAACACCCCCGGCTGCTCCTTGCGGAGGAGGGGGCCTGGCCAGCAGTTGCCAGGCTGCCGAGTGTTCGCTGTTCTCCGCAGCCCATCAGCAGCCAcacctgccctctgggggtcTCTGCAATGATAACACACCCTGTCCCACCACCTCAGTACTTGAGtaacacatggggaaactgaggcacacactgtGTTCAGAGAAGACATTAAGAACGTTCTCACTTCGTCACCCTCCCCACTTCCCATCGTGCTCcggggcccagccctgccctgctcaggCTCCCTTGGCCTCGCCCGGCAGGTGACCACGTCTGGAAGGGCTTCCACGGCCCGGCCCAGCTCATCAACGCCACCTGGCCTGAGATCCAGGGCCCCGTGGACGCTGCGCTGCGCATCCACCACAAGGAGGCCCCCGGTGTGCACGACAGCGTCTACCTcttccaggtgctggggggtgccgggcagggctcagtgtggggtgggggctcagtgggggggctgggctgcagggggtggggtgggggctcatagaatcatagaatatcagggttggaagcgacctcaggaggtcatctagtccaaccccccgctcaaagcaggaccaatccccaatttttgccccagatccctaaatagccccctcaaggattgaactcacaaccctgggtttaggaggccaatgctcaaaccactgagctatccctcccactcAGTGGGGGGCTGTGTTGCAGGGGGcctcggggggcagggggggtctgggctgcagggaccgggtgggggctcagtggggctgaGGTGCAagtgggctgggggcagagtagCTGTCGGGAAAGGCCGGTACCCGGGATCCTGGGGTCCTACCGGCTCAGGTGCCAGGCCGGGCCCGTCTCCGTAAAGCCCCATGGTCCAGCTGAGGTGTGTGTGCCCACAGGGCATGCGGGTCTGGGCGTATGCGGGGGGCCGGCTGCGGCCCGGCTACCCCCGGCTCATCGGGGACGAGTTCAAGGGGGTGCCTGGGGACCTGGACAGCGCCGTGGAGTGTCACCCCGAGGATTGCACGGCCGAGAGCCTTCTCTTCTTCAAGGGtacggggccaggctgggggagggcaggtggggcaggctcagggaaggtgTTGTGTAGGGGTCTTGGTTAGAGGGGAGCTGTGCAAGCCATGTgggtggctggggggctgggcaggcgcTGACCCGGGCCGTGGGGGGGTCCGGGAGGAGGGCGGGAGCTGACCCGGGCCGTGGGGGGGTCCGGGGCTGGGCGGGCGCTGACCCAGGCCGTGGGGGGGTCCGGGGCTGGGCGGGCGCTGACCCGGGCCGtgtctctctccctgcagggGGTGAGGTCTTCTTCTATGACCTGGGCCTGGGGGTGCTGAAGCGTCGCTCGTGGCCCTCGGTCAGCAGCTGCTCGGCGGCCGTGCGCTGGCTGGAGCGTTACTACTGCTTCCAGCGTGTCCTCTTCCTGCGCTTCCAGCCGGCCACGGGCCAGGTGCCCCCCGGCTACCCCCACGACGCCCGCGACTACTTCATGGCCTGCCCCGGGAGGGGTGAGATCGCGGTACCCCGGCTGCCCCCGCGATGCCCCCCCACCGCTCCCCTGattccccccgctgccccccccgcGATGCCCCCGCCACAGCTCCCCTGattccccccgctgccccccccaccGCTCACCTGATTCCCACCGCtgcccccctcgctgccccccgcGATGCCCCCTGCCACCGCTCCCCTGAttccccccgctgccccaccACGATAGCCCCTGCCACAGCTCCCCTGATTCCCCCCGGCTGCTCCTCCCATGATACCCCCGGCTACAGCCCCCCTGCGATATCCCACCATGAtcctcccagcagcccccccccgtgATACCCCCAATGGCCCCCGCCCGTGATATTGTGGCTGCCCCTCAATATCCCTGGCCTCACCAGGATCACAACCCCCAACTCCCCTGGCCACTCTGTGACTCTGACCCCCTGTCCCCCTATAATACTCCCATCCCCCAACAGCCCCTGCAATACCCCCTGGCCAACCTATGACCCTGTCACCGAGTGATGGGGAGTCAgagccccgcaccccccacttcctgcgattccccgggactctcagccagccagtaacacagaaggtttattagacgccAGGAACATGGTCCAaaccagagcttgtgggtacagagaccaggacccctcagtcaggacTGTCTTGGGGGacagggagcccagagccccaaCTGGGCCtcgtttccccagccagctccaaactgaaactcccccgccccttctctggcctttttctctctcccaggccaggaggccacctgatccctttgttctccagccccttctctggcctttctctctctcccgggccaggaggccacctgatctctttgttctccagccccttCAGTGGGCaactttgcagaggaggggcccaggccatcaggagacagggtgtcggccattctctgtgcagacggcatcacacctgccctctcgggctctgcaacaatcacacaccctgatcccaccacctagagaattaagaactgcctaggggaaactgaggcacacacacagtattccgagaaaacattaagaacattcccacttcatcatAGACCCCAACCTCCTTGGACCCCCACCAGCTGCCCCATGACCCCAATGTGTCCCGGGCTCCCCTGACACAACCTGGCCCTGTGAGCCCGCCACCAAAACACCCCAGACCCACTGGCCATCCTGTGACCTTGATATCCCCTGTTCCCCCCAGCCAACTTGGGACCCCCAACAGCCCCCGACCCACCTGTGACATCTCACCCCCCTGCCGTGTACCTGACCCTTCTCTCCCCTGCCGACGGGTGCAGGTCACGGGCACGAGGCCCGCAGAAACGCCACCGCCATGGCCATCCGGGACCGCTGCAGCGGCCTCGCCTTCCAGGCCTTCACCACGGACGATGCCAACCGCACCTACGCCttccggggtgagtggggagcaGCTGCGCCGGGAGGCAGAGGGGTCCCCAACCTGCTGCCTTGGCCCCCCTCCGGGGTCCCCACAGCCCGGCCCCAACCCTGAGGACGGCTCCAGCCTGCTCGGGCCTCGAGGGGCCACTGTGCCTGTGGAGGGAGAACTTGTCTggtgccctgcagccccctggctggagctcctgGAGCCCCATCGCTCCCCATCGACCCCTCTTGTCCGGACAGTCCCCAGAGCCCCACCGCTCCCCATTGACCCCCCCTTGTCTGGACACTCCCCAGAGACCTGGAGCCGCACCGCTCCCCATAGGCCCCCCTTGTCTGGCGGGCAAACCCCTTCCCCTCGGCTGCTGGTTCCAGGTGTGACCGGGACGTCCCGGCCATGGTCCGGAGAGCACGCccagcagcccccctccccagagcagtgATGCCGAGCGGAGTGTTCTCGCCCGGCCTAGGGGGGCAGTACTTCCGCCTGGACTCCAAGCGGGACGGCTGGCACTCGTGGCCTCTCAACCACACGTGGCAGGAGCTGGCCGGGCCGGTGGACAGCGCCTTCAGCTGGGACAAGAAGCTCTACCTGATCCAggtacggggggaggggggcgtctTCTGGCCAAGCCCAGCTGTGTGGACAACTCACAACAGGGCGTCCAGCTCAGGGCCTGCTTGGCTGGGGTGTCTGTCCccccagggcagggcgggggggctggggtgtctgtgtccccccagggcagggtggaggttggggtgtctgtgtccccccagggcagggtgggggctggggtgtctgaccccccaccagggcagggcaggggctggggtgtctGTGCCCCCccaagggcagggtgggggctggctgtctgTGTCCCCCCAGAACAGGGCGAGGGCTGGGGTGTCTGTGtccccccagggcagggtggaggttggggtgtctgtgtcccccccagggcagggtgggggctggctgtctgTGTCCCCCCCAGGACAGGGTGGGGGCTGGATGTCTGTGTCCTCTCCGGGGcaggttgggggctggggtgtctgaccccccaccagggcagggcgggggctgggtGTCTGTGTCCCCctcagggcagggcgggggctgggtgtctgtgtccccccccagggcagggcgAGGCCTGGGGTGTCTGTGTCCCCCAGGGCAGGGTGGAGGTTGGGGTGTCTGTGTcccccccagggcagggtgggggctgggtgtctgtgtcccccagggcagggtggaggttggggtgtctgtgtcccccccagggcagggtgggggctgggtgtctgaccccccagggcagggcgggggctgggtgtctgtcccccacccccaccccaccggtCTGCGTGTGCCTTGCAGGGCTCCAAGGTCTACATCTACCGGGTGGGCCAGGGCTACACGCTGGTGCAGGGCTACCCCCGGGGcttggaggaggagctgggcatCACAGGGGCAGACGCCACCTtcacctgcccccactccgctGAGCTCTTCGTCATCAAAGGTGTGGGCCGGGCACGGCCTGGCGAGAAGGGCAGTGAGGTCTAGTGGTcggagcaggaggggtgggggagagggtcagaacaagtggggtgggggtgcacagtgctgggctgggggtcTCCGTTCACATCATCAGGGGAGGGGcgtgtggggctgggctgggggctctgtTCACATGGCCGGTGAGAGGCGCGggtggggctgggacaggagaggggcacacggggctgggctgggggaggggtgcctggagctgggccagggggctctgttcacgtggccgggggaggggtgcactggctgggccgggggaggggcgtgcggggctgggccgggggctctgttcacgtggccgggggaggggtgcactggctgggccgggggaggggcgtgtggggctgggccgggggctctgttcaCGTGGCCGGGGCAGGGGTGCActggctgggccgggggaggggcgtgcggggctgggccgggggctctgttcacgtggccgggggaggggtgcactggctgggccgggggaggggcgtgcgggctgggccgggggctctgttcacgtggccgggggaggggtgcactggctgggccgggggctctgttcacgtggccgggggaggggtgcactggctgggccgggggaggggcgtgcgggctgggccgggggctctgttcacgtggccgggggaggggtgcactggctgggccgggggaggggcgtgcggggctgggccgggggctctgttcacgtggccgggggaggggtgcactggctgggccgggggaggggcgtgtggggctgggccgggggctctgttcaCGTGGCCGGGGCAGGGGTGCActggctgggccgggggaggggcgtgcggggctgggccgggggctctgttcacgtggccgggggaggggtgcactggctgggccgggggaggggcgtgcgggctgggccgggggctctgttcacgtggccgggggaggggtgcactggctgggccgggggaggggtgtgcgggctgggccgggggctctgttcacgtggccgggggaggggtgcactggctgggccgggggctctgttcacgtggccgggggaggggtgcactggctgggccgggggaggggcgtgcgggctgggccgggggctctgttcacgtggccgggggaggggtgcactggctgggccgggggctctgttcacgtggccgggggaggggtgcactggctgggccgggggaggggcgtgcgggctgggccgggggctctgttcaCGTGGCCGGGGCAGGGGTGCActggctgggccgggggaggggcgtgcgggctgggccgggggctctgttcacgtggccgggggaggggtgcactggctgggccgggggctctgttcacctggccgggggaggggtgcactggctgggccgggggaggggcgtgcgggctgggccgggggctctgttcacgtggctgggggaggggtgcactggctgggccgggggaggggcgtgcggggctgggccgggggctctgttcaCGTGGCTGGGGGAGGTGTGCACTGGCtgggccgggggctctgttcaCGTGGCCGGGGCAGGGGTGCActggctgggccgggggaggggcgtgcgggctgggccgggggctctgttcacgtggccgggggaggggtgcactggctgggccgggggctctgttcacgtggccgggggaggggtgcactggctgggccgggggaggggcgtg belongs to Lepidochelys kempii isolate rLepKem1 unplaced genomic scaffold, rLepKem1.hap2 scaffold_61, whole genome shotgun sequence and includes:
- the HPX gene encoding hemopexin, with product MGAGEKGMGAGARGTDVGGGQALVREGRVLVREGQMWEGDGCWCERDGPWCERDGPWCERDGCWCERDGCWCKRDGCWCERDRCGRGTGPGARGTGPGARGTGAGARGTDVGGGRALVREGRALVHVRRARAFVHAAAETPGVAPAGRESPGKPGEAGLRFHHGAGTHLNDTEVASRCADEGGFDAVTLDEHGVMLFFRGDHVWKGFHGPAQLINATWPEIQGPVDAALRIHHKEAPGVHDSVYLFQGMRVWAYAGGRLRPGYPRLIGDEFKGVPGDLDSAVECHPEDCTAESLLFFKGGEVFFYDLGLGVLKRRSWPSVSSCSAAVRWLERYYCFQRVLFLRFQPATGQVPPGYPHDARDYFMACPGRGHGHEARRNATAMAIRDRCSGLAFQAFTTDDANRTYAFRGGQYFRLDSKRDGWHSWPLNHTWQELAGPVDSAFSWDKKLYLIQGSKVYIYRVGQGYTLVQGYPRGLEEELGITGADATFTCPHSAELFVIKGNSLRRVDLNLSPRSERLEGPIPHAQVDSAMCNADGVHLFHGATFHRYASVAELTASPKPSPPQNVTAVLFGCPH